CCGCGCTCAACTCTTACTCCCAGGTCATGCCGAGCTTCGACAGGTCTGCAGACATGGACGAGGAAATCCACGCTCTCCAAGATAACACACCTGTCGCTCGACACGTTGATGACTAATTTGGCGAAAGATCATCATGCCGTGGCTCCGTCAGCGATTAGTGTCAAGTTCGCTTCTCCAGTCATCCCGGCGATCGGAAGGCATGGAAGACTACTGAGTCAGTGCCACCTTCTTCTGATGGCAAGGCGGCAATAAAAGTGCCGACTCGGAGACTTTTCTCGCGTCTTGCTCAGTCATAAATCCGCTCTCCGTCGGGCCCCGTTCTTGCGTGATTCAAGATGTTCCTTCGCATCCACGGCGTGGGATAGACCCTGATCGATCTCCATTAGAAATCAAAACCTGACGTAAGTGCCGGGCGCCAGCCGAGGACTTTCTAATTCTAGCCATTTTTTCCACTTTGGTCCAAGTATATGATGATCGCGAGAACCCGGCTTCGTAGCCAGACCATTTATTCAAGAAACCCGTAATTCCCAGTGCTCTATCTTGTGCATCAGCGTTCCTTGCCTTGCAATCGTATTTCCATTCGAccagaagagagaagaaaagccGCCAAACCTTCCATCATCACATACACAGACATCGCACGACCAACGATACAACAAAATGACCAAGCTTTTCACCCCCCTGCGCGTTGGGCGCATGGATCTCGCCCACCGCATCACCATGGCGCCAATGACTCGTTTCCGTGTGGACGATGACCACGTCCCCTTGCCTCTTGTCAAGGAACACTACGCTCAGCGTGCCTCCTTGCCCGGCACGCTGATCATCACCGAGGCCACGCTCATCTCCCCGCGCGCCGGTCTTTACCCCAACGTTCCTGGTATCTGGAACGACGCCCAAATCGCCGCCTGGAAAGAAGTCACCGAGGCGGTGCACGCCAAGGGCTCCTACATCTACCTCCAACTCTGGGCTCTCGGCCGTGTCGCCAGCGCCGATCTTCTCAAGGCCGCCGGTTACGACCTCGTCTCCGCCAGCGACATTCCTGTTTCCAGCGATGCGCCCACTCCCCGCCCGCTCAACGAAGATGAGATCCAGGCGTTCATCCAGGATTACGCCCAGGCGGCGCGCAACGCTGTCGCAGCCGGCTTCGATGGTGTCGAGATCCACGGTGCCAACGGCTACTTGATCGATCAGTTCATCCAGGACGTCTCCAACAAGCGAACAGACCGCTGGGGTGGCAGCGTGGAGAACCGTGCCCGGTTCGCGATCGAAGTCACCCGTGCCGTGGCCGACGCCATTGGAGCCGACCGCACCGGAATTCGTTTCAGTCCTTGGAGTACATTCCAGTCCATGAAGATGGCAGACCCGCGCCCGCAGTTCTCGTATCTGGCGCGCGAGCTTGCCCCGCTCAAGTTGGCTTACACGCATCTGGTCGAGGCTCGCATTGCTGGCAATGCGGACTGCGAGAGTGAAGAAGAGTTGACTTTCTTCCTGGACGCGTACCGTGGCGCCGGCCCCGTCGTCATCGCGGGTGGATACCAGCCCGAGACTGCGAAGGAGGCCGTCGATGAAAAGTACAAAGACCACGACGTGGTGATTGGCTTTGGTCGTCCTTACACCTCGAACCCTGATCTGCCCTTCCGCGTGAAGAACAACATCCCTCTTGTGCCTCACAATCGCGACACTTTATACAACGCCAAGGATAGCAAGGGTTACAATGATTGGGAATTCAGTGCGGAGTTCAAGAAGGCCATGGAGGCCCAGGCTTAAGGCTGCGCTGGACTGAGAGCGAAAAGGGCGGATGGGTCTTTCTCTCGAGTGATTTACGAAATTATGCACATAAACCAGACCACTGTACATAGTCATACACATAGAAATGGATAGTCATATACACCCGGACCAGTACCTGATCATGAACGCTGAACCATTCATTGTGTTTCGTGAAGCCTTGGCAAATATCATTTCCTGTGAATGAGCCCGTGAGAGAGCTTTTCTCACTGTTACTGGAGTGCCCGATCAGCTCGATTGCGTTGACTTGGACCTAGATTGAATTTCGTCATGAGACGTAGCAGGTAGTGGTCGCATTTTGCACATGCATCCTTGAGAACGAGGACATCCTGATCATTTAGATTCGAAGAGTCGACGATTCAGTtgaacaaaaacaaaaacaaaacaaaaaaacagaatTCAAATTAACCTCAAGATGGCTCTCAATTCTGGTACTTTCCCTATCAGTACCCCAATACCCCAACTGCTCTTTTGATTTTACCACCACTTATCGCTGCCATGTTCTTCGTGGCACGGCTAGGCAAGAGGACTCGAAGTTGCATTTAGCCAAAATTGATAACCCCAAGATGAACAATGAAGTTTGAGCGCTCCCACTTCCTCTCCAATATTGCTATCTTCTTCCCCATTCAATCATTCCACACGGGGCCTTatctcatcgtcatcaac
The nucleotide sequence above comes from Penicillium oxalicum strain HP7-1 chromosome II, whole genome shotgun sequence. Encoded proteins:
- a CDS encoding Chanoclavine-I aldehyde reductase; the encoded protein is MTKLFTPLRVGRMDLAHRITMAPMTRFRVDDDHVPLPLVKEHYAQRASLPGTLIITEATLISPRAGLYPNVPGIWNDAQIAAWKEVTEAVHAKGSYIYLQLWALGRVASADLLKAAGYDLVSASDIPVSSDAPTPRPLNEDEIQAFIQDYAQAARNAVAAGFDGVEIHGANGYLIDQFIQDVSNKRTDRWGGSVENRARFAIEVTRAVADAIGADRTGIRFSPWSTFQSMKMADPRPQFSYLARELAPLKLAYTHLVEARIAGNADCESEEELTFFLDAYRGAGPVVIAGGYQPETAKEAVDEKYKDHDVVIGFGRPYTSNPDLPFRVKNNIPLVPHNRDTLYNAKDSKGYNDWEFSAEFKKAMEAQA